AAAAATTTCGATTCTCTAATTTGAGAGTACAAGTATAGGAAAACAACGTGGAGTGAAAGTATAAAAGTGAGAAACGAACAAGTACAATAAGTGCAGGTGATCAGATGCAATATCCAGATTTTTTAATTCAGCATGTGAAAGAAAAGAGTGCCCCCTATCCATTGGAAGGTTTCTTAAGTGGGCAGGGTCCGAAAAACCCGAAATTCATGCTTGTTGGCGAAGCGCCTGGTGAGACAGAAATTCACAATGGTATCCCGTTTAGCGGCCGGGCAGGAAAGTATTTGATGGAATTTTTAAATTATCTTCATATTACGAGAGAAGAAGTGTATATTACGAGTGCAGTTCGAAGTAGACCTTATAAATGGAAAGAGAAAAAAGAAAAAAGTGGAGAAGTGATTCAGAAAAAGTATAATCGAACACCAAATCAAAGAGAAATTGTTGCGCATGCTCCGTTATTAGATTATGAATTGGAACAAATCAAGCCGCGAATGATTGTCACGCTTGGAAATATTGGACTGCAGCGTTTAGTGGGACGAGATAAGAAGATTACGGATGTTCACGGAAAACTACTGAAGCAATCCGTACGAAAGCTAAAAGATATAAATAGCTCAGAGTTTATATGGACAAAAAAAGAGTATTATATCTTTCCTATCTTTCATCCAGCATCTATTTTTTATAATCGAAGTTTATTGGATTTCATATATGAAGATTTAGAAAAGTTGAAGGAGTACATACATCATTAAAAGAGAGAAAACTTTTCTCTCTTTTAATGATGTAACGGATTTTTATTTTCATCGAGGGTAAACCCTTCACCGACGACATCATGCACATCACTAACGGCAACGAAAGCGTGAGGATCAATGGAAGTGATAATGTTTTTTAATTTAACAATTTCATTTTTAGCCACGACGCAATATAATACATTTCGCTCCACTTTTGTATAGGATCCAACCGCTTTTAAAAAAGTTGCTCCACGGCTCATTTCTAATAAAATTTTGTCAGCGATTTGGTCATTTTTATTAGAAATAATCGTAGCACCTTTTGCAGCGTAAGCACCTTCTTGCATAAAATCAATGACTTTCGCCCCGATAAAAACAGCAACTAATGTATACATGCCTTCACGATAAGATAAGTATGTAAGGATAGAAACAACAATCACCACTGCATCAAACATAAACATCGTTTTTCCCATACTCCAACCGATATATTTATGAGCGAGCCGCGCAATAATATCAACGCCGCCAGTCGTTCCGCCATACTTAAAGATAATTCCAAGACCAATACCAATAAATGCACCTGCAAAAAGTGCTGCCAATGTCATGTCGTTTTGCAAGTTTACATGTAATTTGAACAGTTCATAACGCTGAAAAATCCATAAGAAGAAAGATACGCTAAAGGTTCCAATTAACGTATATAAAAATGTTGTTCGACCAAGTAACTTCCAACCGACGAAAAATAGAGGAATGTTTAAAATTAAGTTTGTATAGGAAGGGTCGAGTGAAAAGAGGAAGTATAATAGTAAGGTAATACCTGTAAATCCACCTTCTGCTAGATGGTTTTCAATATTAATATTAACAATACCGAAAGAAAAGATAGCGGAACCGATAAGAATGAAAATAACATTGCGAATCTTCAAGTTTGTCTTCATATAAAAAGCCCCCTCAATAATGTAATGATTTGCACTGCTCCGCTTAAACGGCTAATAGGTGGCAAAAAAGAATAGCCAGTAAGAGTTCGCGCAGTTTAGGCGAATTTTTAATAAAAATAGCATTGCGAAAGAGAATTTCACTTTATTATAGTCTATCCCAAAAAACGGAGCAAATCGGCAAATATGGGGGGATAATATTTGTCAAATTGCGATGAATTGGCTAACATGAAAGAGGAAGGAATAGAGGTGAACAAGATGCAATCAAAAACGATGAAAGATATGCAAAAGGAAGTAGATGCATATATTGGTCAATTTAAAGAGGGCTATTTTAGTCCGCTTGCCATGATGGCTCGTTTAACAGAAGAAATGGGTGAACTTGCAAGAGAAATCAATCACTATTACGGTGAAAAGCCAAAGAAAACGACTGAAAAAGAGAAAACAATTGAAGAAGAGCTTGGCGATATATTATTTGTGATGATTTGCATGGCAAATAGTTTAAATATTGATTTAGAAATAGCGCATAACACTGTAATGAATAAATTTAATACACGTGACAAGGATCGTTGGACACGCATTGAAGAAGGAGAGGAAGAACGATGAAAGACATTAAAGTAATTATTGCAGGACCTAGAGGCCGTATGGGACATGAAGCAGTTCTTCTTATGGAAAGAACACCGCATTTTCAATTTGTAGCAGCTGTTGACTATAAACATGGTGGGGAAAAGATTTCAGACTTACCAGGAATGCCCGCGTTAGATGTTCCGATTTATGAGGATTTACATACTTGTTTAGATGAGATAGAAGCAGATGTGCTGTTAGATTTAACAACACCGGAGGTAGGCAAGAAGCATGTAACGCTTGCGGTTGAACATGGTCTTCGTTCTGTTATTGGTACAACTGGATTTACAGAAGAAGAATTACAGCATTTAACAAATATAGCGAAGGAAAAAGAAGTAGGAACTATTATTGCACCAAACTTTGCAATTGGGGCAGTATTGATGATGAAATTTTCTCAAATGGCGGCGAAATATTTCCAAGATGTCGAGATAATTGAATTGCACCATGATCAAAAATTAGATGCTCCTTCTGGAACGGCTGTAAAAACAGTAGACTTAATTCGCCAACATCGTGAGCCAAAGCAGCAAGGTCATCCAAATGAAACAGAACAATTGAAAGGAGTACGTGGGGCAAATGTAGATGGTATTCATATTCATAGCGTACGTTTACCAGGTTTAATTGCACATCAGGAAGTTTTATTTGGCGGGGATGGACAAATGTTAACAGTTCGTCATGATTCATTCAATCGAGCTTCCTTCATGTCAGGGGTAAAACTTTCTATCGAAACAGTAATGAACTTGGATCATCTTGTATACGGTTTAGAGAATATTATGGATTAAGGGAGAGATAACGGATGAAAATTGCCTTAATTGCACATGACAAAAAGAAAGATGATATGGTTTCGTTTGCATACGCATATAAACCAATTTTTGAACAACATGAACTTTTCGCGACAGGAACAACGGGCCTTCGTGTTATGGAAGCAACAGGTCTTGCTGTTACAAGATATCAATCAGGTCCTCTTGGTGGCGATCAAGAAATTGGTGCTATGATTGCAAAAAATGCTTTAGACATGGTCATTTTCTTCCGAGATCCACTAACAGCACAACCGCATGAACCAGATGTAAATGCGCTACTTCGTTTATGCGATGTATATGCAATTCCACTTGCAACAAATATGGCAAGTGCTGAAATGTTAATGCATGCATTAAATCGGGGAGATTTGGACTATCGAAAGTTTAGAAAATGAGGGGAACGATTATGAGTGGATTACATATATTAGCGTTTGGTGCTCATGCCGATGATGTTGAAATCGGCATGGCAGGAACGATTGCCAAATATACGAAACAAGGATATGAAGTCGGTATTTGTGATTTAACAGAAGCGGACTTATCTTCGAATGGAACAATTGAGCTAAGAAAAAAAGAAGCTCAAGAGGCTGCGCACATTATGGGTGTGAAGACGCGAATAAACTTGGCGATGCCTGATCGCGGTCTATATATGAAAGACGAATATATACGTGAAATTGTAAAGATAATCCGTACATATAGGCCAGCGCTAATTTTTGCACCATACTATGAAGATCGTCATCCAGATCATGCCAATTGTGCAAAACTTGTAGAAGAAGCGGTCTTTTCTGCTGGTATTCGCAAATATATGCCAGAAATTTCACCGCACCGCGTGCAATCTTTTTATTATTATATGATTAATGGTTTCCATAAGCCCAATTTTTGCGTAGATATTAGTGAACATCTTTCTGAGAAGATAGCAGCATTAGAAGCGTATGAAAGTCAATTTACAACGGGAAATGATGGCGTAAAAACGCCTTTAACAGAAGGATATGTAGAAACAGTAGTAGCTCGTGAGAAAATGTTTGGAAAAGAAGTTGGAGTTATGTATGCTGAAGGATTTATGAGTAAGAAGCCAATTTTATTACATGCTGATTTAATAGGAGGATGTAAATGAAATTAAAAATAGGTATTACATGTTATCCTTCTGTAGGTGGCTCTGGAGTTGTTGGGACAGAACTGGGCAAGCAATTAGCTGAAAGAGGCCATGAAATTCATTTTATTACATCAGGTGTTCCATTTCGTTTAAATAAAGTATATCCAAACATTTATTTTCATGAAGTAACAGTGAACCAATATTCTGTTTTTCAATATCCGCCGTACGATTTAGCATTGGCGAGTAAAATGGCAGAAGTTGCGCAGAGAGAAAAGCTTGATATATTACATGTGCACTATGCAATACCACATGCGATTTGTGCATACTTAGCAAAACAAATGATTGGAGATCATATTAAAATTGTTACAACATTGCATGGAACGGACATTACTGTACTTGGTTCAGACCCTTCACTGAACAATTTAATTCGATTTGGTATCGAACAATCCGACGTTGTTACTGCTGTATCTCACTCATTGATTAAGGAAACGAATGAACTTGTGAAACCAAATAAGGAAATTCAGACTGTATATAATTTTATTGATGAGCGTGTCTATTTTAAGCGAGATATGTCTCAACTAAAAAAAGAATATGGTATAAGTGAAGATGAAAAGATATTGATCCATATTTCAAATTTCCGCAAGGTGAAACGTGTGCAAGATGTTGTGCAGGCTTTTGCTAAAGTTGTAAAAGAAGTCAATGCGAAACTATTGCTCGTTGGCGATGGACCAGAGTTTTGCACGATTTTGCAATTAGTGAAAAACTTACATATAGAGGAACGTGTCTTGTTTTTAGGAAAACAGGATAATGTAGCAGAGCTACTTGCTATGAGTGATGTGATGTTACTTTTATCAGAAAAAGAAAGCTTTGGCCTTGTTTTACTAGAAGCAATGGCTTGTGGTGTGCCATGTATTGGCTCGCGAGTTGGGGGCATTCCAGAGGTTATTAAACATGGTGAAACGGGATATATATGTGAAGTTGGTGATACGTCAGAGGTAGCGAAGCAAGCTATACAACTTCTTCAAAATAAGGAACTCCATCGAAATATGGCGGATCAAGCATTAGAAACGGTGCACGAGCAATTTCGTTCAGAAAATATCGTTTCACAATATGAAGCAATTTATTATGACATATTAAGGGATGACAACAATGAAACGATTTAAAAGAGCTGGAGCAATTATTGAGACGTTAAAGGAACATGGACATGAGGCCTACTTTGTAGGAGGAAGTGTACGTGACTTTATTATTGATAGACCGATAGGAGATATTGATATTGCTACATCTGCTCTCCCAGAAGAAGTTATGAAATTATTTCCAAAGCACGTTCCTGTTGGTCTTGAACACGGAACGGTTATCGTTTTGCAAGATGGTGAGCCATATGAAGTAACTACTTTCCGTACAGAGAGTGATTATGAAGATTTTCGCAGGCCAAGTAGTGTACAATTTGTTCGCTCGTTGGAAGAAGATTTAAAACGACGTGATTTTACAATGAATGCGATTGCGATGAATGAGGATGGAGAAATCATTGACTTATTTGGAGGTCAAGAAGCCATTCAAAAACGAGAAATTGTGACAGTAGGAAATGCGGCAGAGCGTTTTCAAGAAGATGCGCTGCGCATGATGCGTGGTATTCGTTTTGTGAGTACATTAGGATTTTCTTTAGAAGAGAAAACAGAGTGTGCGATTAAGCGCTACGGTCATTTATTAGAACATATAGCGATTGAAAGAATTACTGTTGAATTTGAAAAGTTATTAACGGGTCCATACTGTGTAAAAGGACTTCAAAAACTAGTAGAGACGAAATTGTTTATGCATTTACCGTATTTACAAATGTCAGAAGAGAAAATTTTAAAGGCTGCGGAGTATAACTGGGAGTCTTTTGAAACAGAAATTGAAGCATGGGCGTTTTTCTTATCCTGTATAGGAGAGGAACATCCATCTGTATTTTTACGTCAATGGAAATTTTCAAATAAGAAAATAAAAGAAATTGTGGCTGTTTTGTTAGCTATTCGTACTCGAAAGACAAAAGAATGGGATGCAGTTTTCTTATATCAAACTGGTGTACAAATTGCTCTCATGGCAGAGAGAGTCTATCAAGTGATGATAGAAGAAT
The window above is part of the Bacillus cytotoxicus NVH 391-98 genome. Proteins encoded here:
- a CDS encoding CCA tRNA nucleotidyltransferase, with the translated sequence MKRFKRAGAIIETLKEHGHEAYFVGGSVRDFIIDRPIGDIDIATSALPEEVMKLFPKHVPVGLEHGTVIVLQDGEPYEVTTFRTESDYEDFRRPSSVQFVRSLEEDLKRRDFTMNAIAMNEDGEIIDLFGGQEAIQKREIVTVGNAAERFQEDALRMMRGIRFVSTLGFSLEEKTECAIKRYGHLLEHIAIERITVEFEKLLTGPYCVKGLQKLVETKLFMHLPYLQMSEEKILKAAEYNWESFETEIEAWAFFLSCIGEEHPSVFLRQWKFSNKKIKEIVAVLLAIRTRKTKEWDAVFLYQTGVQIALMAERVYQVMIEEYNMSTVSEVQRLFDSLPIQKRQEMNVSGNDLLSWTDKTPGPWVAEVLQKIEEEILQKRLENEKEAIRGWIEECNLL
- a CDS encoding YitT family protein: MKTNLKIRNVIFILIGSAIFSFGIVNINIENHLAEGGFTGITLLLYFLFSLDPSYTNLILNIPLFFVGWKLLGRTTFLYTLIGTFSVSFFLWIFQRYELFKLHVNLQNDMTLAALFAGAFIGIGLGIIFKYGGTTGGVDIIARLAHKYIGWSMGKTMFMFDAVVIVVSILTYLSYREGMYTLVAVFIGAKVIDFMQEGAYAAKGATIISNKNDQIADKILLEMSRGATFLKAVGSYTKVERNVLYCVVAKNEIVKLKNIITSIDPHAFVAVSDVHDVVGEGFTLDENKNPLHH
- the bshA gene encoding N-acetyl-alpha-D-glucosaminyl L-malate synthase BshA, with protein sequence MKLKIGITCYPSVGGSGVVGTELGKQLAERGHEIHFITSGVPFRLNKVYPNIYFHEVTVNQYSVFQYPPYDLALASKMAEVAQREKLDILHVHYAIPHAICAYLAKQMIGDHIKIVTTLHGTDITVLGSDPSLNNLIRFGIEQSDVVTAVSHSLIKETNELVKPNKEIQTVYNFIDERVYFKRDMSQLKKEYGISEDEKILIHISNFRKVKRVQDVVQAFAKVVKEVNAKLLLVGDGPEFCTILQLVKNLHIEERVLFLGKQDNVAELLAMSDVMLLLSEKESFGLVLLEAMACGVPCIGSRVGGIPEVIKHGETGYICEVGDTSEVAKQAIQLLQNKELHRNMADQALETVHEQFRSENIVSQYEAIYYDILRDDNNETI
- the dapB gene encoding 4-hydroxy-tetrahydrodipicolinate reductase is translated as MKDIKVIIAGPRGRMGHEAVLLMERTPHFQFVAAVDYKHGGEKISDLPGMPALDVPIYEDLHTCLDEIEADVLLDLTTPEVGKKHVTLAVEHGLRSVIGTTGFTEEELQHLTNIAKEKEVGTIIAPNFAIGAVLMMKFSQMAAKYFQDVEIIELHHDQKLDAPSGTAVKTVDLIRQHREPKQQGHPNETEQLKGVRGANVDGIHIHSVRLPGLIAHQEVLFGGDGQMLTVRHDSFNRASFMSGVKLSIETVMNLDHLVYGLENIMD
- the mgsA gene encoding methylglyoxal synthase, with protein sequence MKIALIAHDKKKDDMVSFAYAYKPIFEQHELFATGTTGLRVMEATGLAVTRYQSGPLGGDQEIGAMIAKNALDMVIFFRDPLTAQPHEPDVNALLRLCDVYAIPLATNMASAEMLMHALNRGDLDYRKFRK
- a CDS encoding nucleotide pyrophosphohydrolase produces the protein MQSKTMKDMQKEVDAYIGQFKEGYFSPLAMMARLTEEMGELAREINHYYGEKPKKTTEKEKTIEEELGDILFVMICMANSLNIDLEIAHNTVMNKFNTRDKDRWTRIEEGEEER
- the bshB1 gene encoding bacillithiol biosynthesis deacetylase BshB1, producing the protein MSGLHILAFGAHADDVEIGMAGTIAKYTKQGYEVGICDLTEADLSSNGTIELRKKEAQEAAHIMGVKTRINLAMPDRGLYMKDEYIREIVKIIRTYRPALIFAPYYEDRHPDHANCAKLVEEAVFSAGIRKYMPEISPHRVQSFYYYMINGFHKPNFCVDISEHLSEKIAALEAYESQFTTGNDGVKTPLTEGYVETVVAREKMFGKEVGVMYAEGFMSKKPILLHADLIGGCK
- a CDS encoding uracil-DNA glycosylase, with product MQYPDFLIQHVKEKSAPYPLEGFLSGQGPKNPKFMLVGEAPGETEIHNGIPFSGRAGKYLMEFLNYLHITREEVYITSAVRSRPYKWKEKKEKSGEVIQKKYNRTPNQREIVAHAPLLDYELEQIKPRMIVTLGNIGLQRLVGRDKKITDVHGKLLKQSVRKLKDINSSEFIWTKKEYYIFPIFHPASIFYNRSLLDFIYEDLEKLKEYIHH